Genomic segment of Vitis riparia cultivar Riparia Gloire de Montpellier isolate 1030 chromosome 19, EGFV_Vit.rip_1.0, whole genome shotgun sequence:
CTTCATCACTATGAGCAAGTTTATTACTTCCGCAAGCAATCCTTTCCAATCTCAATGGCTGGTAAGTATGATCCTTGGTTTTGTTATATTGTTTAGAATTTTCTGTTGGTTAAAATAtacatgatttttcattttgttctaCAGATCCTCTAAACAGCAGCCCCATCAATGGGTCAGCTACTACACCTGTTTTTCAGGACAGTGCCACTACGAATGATTTGCCAGGTCAGGCTAGGTGTTGCTATCATTTTGATATAATGGTTCTATAAACTAAGGCCTCATTTATATATACTATACTCCTGCATCTGCCTTCATTATTATgagtattattattttggtgCTTTTATCTATAGTTTTTCAGTATTGTGAAGGATAGCTGCACTTGAGTATTCTTGAAAGGAGCTCTTCAATCCCTCATTTTTAGAGAGCATCTTCTATCTGAGCATTCAGACCTCTATGGGCACTCCATCATTTTGGCACCTTATTTGCAAATAAAAGATCAGAACCTTACATAAAATGAGCTGTAGCTACAATATCTTTATGTTGATTTTTTACAGTGATTAGATGATCATTTTATTCAGTATATTATTTTAGATGGTGGAGAATTTTTTCTGACCAGAGGAAATCACAAATTAAATGGTCAATCAGTTAATTTTGTTGAAGCTTGGCCTCAACAATCCCAAGTGCAACTTACATTATCGTGTACTTCATTTAGTGCAAGTCACTCCCAATTTCTTATTgctcatttaaaatttttatgcaaGTTCAGGCACAGGACCTTGACTTTACTAAACTTCCTTTTGTATGCCACTCGTAGAATTACATGAAATTTGGAAGTACTTTAGTGACCAAGCTCATGCAATGCCCTTCTCTCTTTTGGATGAATATCCTTAAACTACAATTTGGGAAAGAAAGAACAACATTAGAACTATAGGGCTGATTGTTTATGATATTGATCTGCTTGCTTTAGAAAATTTGCCtttgtatattatttaatacttaTCACTTGTTCCTGTTTTCTCATTTGTGCATTTAGTGTCTCTTTTTGTCTTATTGAATATGCTTTAGCGTTTCAGCTGCGATAAGGATTTTGTTGTCTATGTTGCATGCAGTGAGCCCTAGATTGCAGCCTGGCTGTTTGGTGACTGGAACTATAGATGGAAAATTTGATAACGGATATCTAGTTTCTGTGAATTTGGGTTCTGATGTGCTGAAAGGTGTCCTGTATCATATTCCTAATAATGAGTCACACATGTCTCGGAGTTCTAACGCTTCAGCTGTACCTCCTCCCCGTAACTGGAAGAGATCCCAGCTGGCACTACGGGATCCCTCTCGGCCCAAGCGAAGCCAGAGTGGTTACAACTTCTTCTTTGCAGAGAACTATGCCAGGTTGAAGCCTTTGTACTCTGGTCAAGAGAGGGCCATCAGTAAGAAGATTGGTTTCCTATGGAACAAACTCACAGATGCTGAAAAACAGGTATTATGGAGCGTTTTTTATCCTCTTCATTTTTCTCCCATGGTTTTCTGATTAGAATTTTCTATACTCATCTGACTTACTGAAAGTCCTAAACTTAAGCCTTGTTTGTGATAACTGCTTCCTTTTGGCTTTTGTTAAAGTTGAAACCGAAACTGAAGTCATGAATTTTGAAGGGGGTGATTATGGTATTATAAAACTTCCATTAAATGTATAACACCTTTCTGCATAAGCCAAACAAAGGGCTTCCATGAAAAGCGAAATTGTCCTTACTTCTCTATTAAGCTCTTTTTTAAGCCAAAAGCTCTTTTATTGAAATTAGCCAGACACATCTAGAAGCTCCTAGTGACCTTAAAAAAGAACTTTTGGTTTCCAAGAATCCAATCCAAATAGGGCCTTAATATGTCTCAaagtgaaaatatatttcatgatGTTATGAAATTTACAGATCATTCCCACTTTAAGAATGTTGTTTATGACTTGTGATTCAAACAAGGTGATCATTTGTGGGCCTGACCAAAGATCATTCTGTATGTCCTGAAGAAGTTGATGTCTTCTACTAGTTAGGGGTACAGCTAGATGCATAGGCAAGAACATTGAGCTATGTTATCTGGTCCCTAGACTGATAGAATATAATCATGTGATCATTGTGAAGACAACATAACTCAAGAAGTCCTTTTCCAATTATAAAACTTTTGACTGACTTCATCCTTTTGTCAAGCACAAACACCTGATTATATCAGGTGCCTAGGCTGATATATGGTATTTATGctttcacaattttaaaattttagactCAAGACCTGCATTCTTTGGCCCCTCGGCTGATAGTCATGGCTGAGCATTGAAATGTTCGATTTGTATTCTTCCTTTGTTGGATACCTTTGGGTTTACATGCTTTGGAGTGGGCCTGGCaataaagtttgattttttacttatttacaACTTATCTTTGCCCTTGGCATTGTTATGAGTTTGTTGTTTGCCATAGCTTCTTTCCAAATTATTCTCAAAGTCCATGCTATATTAATCTTTAAGTAAGTTGATATTTTGTTAATGTTGGTAACATGAGCAAATTAATATCCAACCATCATGTAGTCCATCTCAAAAATTAAAAGcatatatgaaattttcatGATAGAAAATTCCTGCCCTTTGAAATCTTAACTAAATTGTATTCTTGGTAATGTACTCATCATATGATTTGAAATCTTTTAATACTTAGGTAATATAGTACTGCACCACATTATTTCATTGTCAGGTGATACTGCCTTACAAACCTTGATTGTCTGGATCATGATTCTTCATTTATATAGAGATTGTGTTCATTGCTTCATGCTATGTTATGTTTGCTTTTAGTTTCATGTTCTTGCATTTTCGTTAATTGTGCTATTTACTATTCTTATATTGTGTGTGGCTACAATGATAATGATTATGTCTTCttccatatttatatattaatcatAAATAATCAAACTTTACCTGGAGAGAGTTTCTTGGAACCAATGACTAGTGAGTCAAATGCTAACGAGGGGATAGCTGACAGGTCAAATAATAGTTTTCAACTTGTGCATTACCAGGCTGATTCGTTTTAACCCgaatttaaattctcaatttccaaaGCTATATCTGTGTACCTTTTTTTCCCTATATTCTGGATTCACAcgcttttttgttgttttttggccaaattgataaaaaatggtGGTGCATATCCTTCTGCAAGTGTTTTATTTGCACATAGCAAAAAGCATATCGCTGCTGTGTTGATATGGGGGCCTCGAAGTACCACATTATATCAAGAGGATCCAGTGTGATAAACTCTCATCCTGCAGAAAATAGGAAGGAAAGATTTGATAATGTACAGAATAAGAGTCCGTTTGGCAGCGATTCTAAGAAGCACTTTTATCCTAAAAAgtgttattgaaaaaaaaaaaataggtgtttggcaaaatttaggaaacacttttaaaaatatgaaaaatcatttgtagtgttgaaaaattacttgtagTGTTTTTCAGAGAAATACTTATgagtgattctcctaaaaaacacttaaaaagaaaatacttcCACTAAAAACGCTTCGAGTAGAAATGATGCCAAAcacactttaaataaataaaggatgatataagaatattttgtgaaatttgataagattgtattattattaacaatttcaaattattattatattctgTTTTCTGCCCTTATAACAAGAAGCTTGCATTTGAAAATggtcaaaattattttgtagtGGAACTTTAGATAAAATTGTttgttaaagaataaaatggaGCATCTTCATGAGATTGATAGTTTGAGGATCTTGATTTCTGTCAACAGTCtttatgacaaattttttaCATTTCATTGCTGCACTGCAGGTCTATCAAGAAAAAGGCATGATAGACAAGGAGAGATACAAGACTGAAATGTTGGAGTACAGATCCGCATATGATTCAAAACCTCAATAGTCTCCATCTTGTGGGGTTACCCATTCAGGACCTCATCTCTCTccattttgttgttgttgttgctgctaCTGTTGTGTTGTCTCCATTATGTTCTTTACAAAGATTACCCGATAACATGATTCCTATGCCAAAACTATTGGTCTTGGAATCTGTAAATGGTCTAGGGAATTTTAGATTCAATCTGGATCAGTGGAAAATTAGCTCAGCTTATATACACTGCTAGAATCAGAGAAGTCGATCTGGTTCCCTTTGTTGTCGTTTTTTTTTGTCCTAATTATCAACCTCTGTTGGCCAAAAATGCAACTTGTTTTTTGTCGTCCaatatttagaaacaaaatgtCTGAATTGTTTGTGATGATGGATGCACGGGTTAATCGTATTCTAAGTGAGCTCTGACCCCCTTCCATCCGAATTCCTGGATGTTGTCACGTTGGGCATCCTTGGCCATTGCTGGGATTTGGTGCAGAACCTTCTTGTTGGTTCCACAACACAGTATTAGAGTGGTTCCTGATATGGGGTCAAATAGGGAGTAAATTACGTTGGAAACGAGGCTACTCTTTCAGCATCGCCCTCTTTCATTTGTCTTTATGTGGGTACTATTGAAAATGCTTAAAAGCTGCATAACTTGATTTGGTACACTGTTAAAGCACAGAGGAATTCAAGGATTGAACTGTTGTATGTGAGCTTGTCTCATCTCGATATGGAAAGGTGCTACTATTCTATGACTGAATCAGTATTTCAGATTTTCCCTCCTAAAAGtggtctctggccatccttctTTGATTTTTCCCAAGAAGGGTTTTATTCATATTGGAGGCAGAGGAGCAGTCTTTCAGAGTTGTCCTAGTATTGGAGATGGGTTCATGAATTACCAGGAGGTTCAAGTGAAGAAGCATGATGGTGGGACAGGTTTTGTCCAGAAGGGAGTTTAATATGGGAGAAATCAGGAGGCAGGGCTTTGAACAAAAGGATGTCGGCCAATCCCATAGCTAATAGTTTTCAATTTGTGGTAAGAAATACTAATCACCAAAGCCCCTGGATGGTGAAGGAGACTCAAGTTTCAACCCCCACTGCCTGAGAACAATTCTTGGTCAACTACGATATAGGATGCTGCTGTCTGGAAGACATGATGAGACACTAGTATTGGAGCCTGGGCTCCCATCCAGGCCCCACCAGCCAAGAGGCGAGCTAAGATGTCAGTTGCAGCAAACAAGTGAGGAATTGAGGGAAGTGGGGCCTCTACTAACTGTATAGATCCGGCAACAACAGTGGAAGACATGGATTACCCGAGTGGTGATTATAAATGCATCCACACAACACAAGAAACAGAAGAAACAGGAGGCATCTCGTAGCAACGAGCAACAACACTCATCACCACAATTTGCCAACTTCTGGTAAATACCAGTGCATCGCTCGTCATAAATCTGCCCCTTCTTACCATGCCTTTGGTTGGGGTTTGAGAAGAATGAATTCAACTGAGGCTCTAAATTCAACAGAGTTTGACAAGGTGGCCCAGAGGCTGCAAGTACACACAAATGTAAAATCTGCTACAAGACTTTTGGACTGGTCATACTCTTGGGGGGCCACATGGGTTGCCACCGGACTGGTAAAATTGTAGCTCCACCTACCCCATCAATATTAATGAGCTTTTCATCCATGGAGTCCTAGTTTTAACTTACAAGAAGCTAGGTTTCAAGCTTATTTGCATCCTTGAAATCCATCCATATGCATCTTCCTTTCACAATCCCTTTcaactgtgtagatattgtttgctttgaatCCAAGAGATTCATATGGTTTTAAAACACATACAAATTTAAGCGGTGTCCATAGTAGCTTTTGGAACTTTTTCTCGGGATATCGCATGGATGCTTACTCCATTGGATTACATAGCAGCCATTAGAAACTTTCTTTACATGAAAAGCATAGGACTACTCATCCTCCACTTCTAACTTCCTCTGTTTTCCATCCACCATATCCTCTTTTAATGCTTCTTCTGCATGCAGTTGCAAGATATGCAATTGTCGTGAAATCGTCATGCTGatgatcaatttttaaatacGCGCTCTGGGCAGGTGAAGGGGCCTGAAACAACTAACAGAGCCAGGGAAGGAATTCAACTAGTCAACTGAATCAGATAACAAAATTATCACATCACAATAATTAACAAAGCTATTGCAGCCATTCATATTCTATCCTACATGCTGAAAATTTTCAAGCTAACAAAAAATTGGTCTCAAAATCTTTTCCTACAACTTTGAAGAAGTCCATTTCCTGGGCATATGTAAGTTTCTATTTAATATATGGTAGATAACTATTGACGTAGCCATTAACTAAGATTCAGTACATCAAAAGTCAGGTCAAAGGGTTGACaggagaggaagagaaaaaggagaaaatttgTGATGGTGCCATCACATGTTAGGTCACCCTGACTTTGTTTTGTTGTCTGTCCTACCAAATAAGACCCAATACCTTCCTGCATCAGCTGAATCAAATTCATCTATGtgaacatttttccttttggccTTTTGGGTGACCTCTACAACAGTATCATCAGTCTATGAAACATTAAAGTGGGTACCTGGTCTTTGGATGATATTGTGAAGGAACTTCCCAGTCTGATAAAGATGGTGTTTTAAACCCAAGGTTCAAGCTTGAGTTGATTTTTGGGTAAGCAGACTTGTGTTCACTTTGAGTatgaaatgaaataatcaaTGGGGCTAGTCCAAGTAACTTTCAGAATCAACTGGCCCCAAATGAAGATGAGAACAGCTTCCCCCTACCCATGAAACAATGGTGTGATTTAGAGACTTCAAAGAGGAAAAGTCCTGTGGAAAAGATTTATGGAAGAAGAcccaaattttcctttttggtacCCTATATGCTTATACTATAAGTCAATGAAATATTGAATGCTGATATTTTATTGAAGATATTAGGCAATGTGTAAGGACTTTTTAGAACCCTATATGCTTATATGTTAATGAAATATTGAATAGAGATTTTTGATTGAAGATATTAGGCAAGGTGTAAGGACAGATGATGCATAGTATACCATATATGTGAGTGGCTTGTTATTAAATTCCATAAACAGAGGAATGTTACAAAACTATACCTTTTAAATGTGTATGCAACCATTAGCTTTTAAAAAGgttcttttttcatttatttatttatttatttattaaattcattctagttattaataaataataataataataatgaaataaagatgcatttgttttatttcaaattgggtttttttttctccttttttgtttacatgaaaaaaatggtgggttgtaattaaattttatgaactatcaatggaaatgaaaggaagaaaGAGTCATTTGATAAGAAGGGAAGAAAATGTCCATAAATAAGGTGAGATTCTTTgaggtttgatttttttaaaaaaatatttatcacaaTTCatcttatttgttatttttattgagaGAATTACTACTATAAATCATAGTCCACTATAGAAATGAGCATTTTTCCTCATCTAAGAGGTGGGTTTTTGCTTGATTTTGTattaggttttttcttttagtcATAGGGTTACccacctttttttaaaaaataaaataaaataaattttattttacaatgggataaaatatttattagtgCCAATTTGGCTTTTCTCCCTTTGGTGTTAAAAGCAAGAGTTAAAATTCTTGTCAAATGTTGCTTGTAAAATATTATGTTGGGTAAGAAGTAATTTagttaattattgaaaatatttaatcaaaaaaataaaaataaaagatgatacTACCAAtcttatcaatatttttgtcatttgtttaaatgataataatagaataaataaaatttatttaaaaataataatttttatttattaaatatatatattttttctaattatcatCTTTCATCCAATaagacaataaaaataataaataaaatggtaataaaattaacatttttttttagaaaaatgaaataggaaAATCTTTCATCAGAGTAAccaatttaatttctaatacactctactatttttaattataattatcaaattattatttaatgctATTAGTGATGTAATATCTTTAAATGCTAAAACCCCTTTTCTTCTTCCTATTTtacaatatcaaaataaaagatatgataaaaaaaataaataaataaataaagtgataAGTACCTTCTTTTTGTGAATTGAGTGAATTTGAAAGACCTTTTCACCCCAAAGATAATCTGATAAAATCTCAAAGAGAGattcaaaaggaagaaaaggttGGTTATTTGGGTCGTATAGATGacccaaaaatttgaaaatttgaaatttaaaattttgataatttagatttgatgagattttgGTAGTAAGATTGTTACCGAATCTGGATGATTTAAGAAATCACGCTCCCTTAAATGCACCTTTGACCCGTGCCCATGCCCATGCCCATGAGAAGTAAAGGCTGATTGTGAATACAAGGTTAAGGGTTTGTAAATCATTACTCAATTGAATCAAATTGGATGGTGGCCTTTTcgccttttcatttttctttttgctttatgGGATGGGTGTCATGCAAAatcctttaaataaaaaaataaaaaaaaataaaaattaattaagctATACCCATGTGTATAAAATTCATTAGtaatgatatgatatgatatgaccGCTTGTATAAATTATAATAGAATTAGAGAGACGGTATTTgggaaagaagagagaaagggCAAAAGAGGAATGAGAATGAAACCGCGTGGAAGAGGAAGAAGGAGCAAGATGGCAAGGGGAAGAATAAGTAGAGTGTGGTAGAATacaagagagaaagagagagagaaagaatagTAATGACGGGAGATAGCGATAAGCACGGATTTTAAAACCAAGAGTTTCTGGTTTGGAAGgtttcattttccttaaaaactttaataaatTACCTTTATTgtgttgattttatttattttcttttttttattaatggaaAGAGAGATTGTTGGCGAGTGAGCATATCCAGAGAGGAAGTGACCCGTAATTTAAGTGAAGAAAATattggattgaaaattaaaaaataaataaaaacaaaaatcttttgacaTTCCTGAATTACAGAATTACTACGTTTGGGATTTGGTGATTGAATTCAAAAGTTGGTGGTGTATTTTTGGGGAGTTGAGGAGAGAGATAGAGGGGGGGTGGGGAGAGGGGATACTGAAAAAACGGAATAAGAGGCAAAGGGGCGAAGAACGTGACAGTCAATATCCTTCGTGAGCAGTTAAAGAATGACCCTTGAGTATGTACAGTGTAttcattctcttcttcttctccatcttCATCAGCTCTTCTTCTTTGGTTTTTCTCTTTACCCATTTCTAGATTTGTCTTCTCTGATAGATAGCTTCGTTTTTTCGGATTAAGGAGCTGTTTTTTCTAGCTGGGTATACTGCAATTTTAGGTGATCATGATCAGTgcttaagaattttttattttttattttttgaaaaattttgaaaaatcttttttttggtttcttttcagCTAAGCTACCTTTTCTGATGGATTGATCTGAATCTTGAGTCTGTGTTCCCGTCAGTTTTATCCTTAGGTGTTGGAAAGTCGGGTCGTGAGTCTGTGCTGTAAGTCACGCTAATTGGCTTCTACCTTGTTCTCAGCTGGGATTCTTCTTCTGGTTTCGCTTCCATGGACGATGATCAAAAGAAAGATTACTGTAAAATACTGGAAGGAGGTGGACGGGAGGATCACGTCGCTTTAGAAGAGGGCGCGCTGAAAGAGAAGCCAGCGGCGGGCAACGGAGGGCCAATGATGAAGCTCAAGCATCAGAGCTCCTGGGAGTTGAGTGGAGAAGATAACGTCCGGGAACCTCGGATCTGCAGCGTCTGCAAAAGGGAGTTTAGCTCCGGTAAGGCTTTGGGGGGTCATATGAGAGTTCACATTCAGGCCAGCAAGAAAGAGGACGAGCTTGTTAACAAGAAGACCGCCAAGCTCAAGAAACAATCCGTGAATGGTCCTGGTTCCACAACGAACAATGCCGATGACACCACTTGTTCCCTTTGCGGCAAGAATTTTCCGTCTAGGAAGTCGCTCTTTGGGCACATGAGATGCCACCCCGAGAGGGAATGGAGGGGAATTCAGCCACCGCCCACCGCCAAAAACAGTTCATCTTCGACCTTGTCTGAGCTTCTTCCCCGAATAATGGATGATCAGTTTGATTCGGCTACTACTGTTACCAAGTGTGTTACTGATTTGCAGCAGTCTCTGTCAGGATCCGGATGGTCAGTCACTGATAGGAGAGGCCGGAAAAGCTTTCTTCCTGATGCTGACTCAGATGCTGATGCTGATGCAGCTTATAATCTCTTGATGCTAGGCCATGGGGATTTCCTCTATCTTGGGCACCCTCCACACTCTTATCAGCAACAGCAAAGAGTGAAGGAGGAATGTGAGAGCAATTCCCCAACTAACAAGGCCGAAACCGAGGAGAATAACCAATATTTTGAATGCACAGCTGGGTCGAAGAAGAGAGGAATTGAGGCGTCACTCTTCGGCAACATGAAGAATTCTCCGTCAAAGAAGTTGAGAATCGGAGAAAAAGGTTCCACTGAGGCTAGGAATGGCGGTGCCTTAATGTCGTTGAAAAAGATGAATGGTGGGAACGGGAAAGGCAAAGGTAAGGCTGTGATGGAAACAGGTCTCTCTGTGGACCAGCCTGGGGACATGAATGGCCTGTGGGCGGAGGCTTACTGGCCTAGAGAGGAAGCTGTGGAAGAGGAATCTGATAGCAAGAACACCTATGGCAGCGCACTTGGGGATCAGCTCAACTCCAACTCAAACTCCAACCAGGAGATTAGCATGaaaacgaagaagaagaagaggaggaaaatGAAGCTGACAGAATTGGAAGCAACAGGAGGAGGAGCAGCAGGAGATATTGTGCCGGTAAATCAAATTCATCAGAAGCAGGTTCCTACTACTCCTGATAGATACAGATGCAGTACTTGCAATAAATCTTTTCCAACTCACCAGGCCTTGGGGGGTCACAGGTCCAGCCATAACAAATTTAAGAACAGTCAAACAATGGATGATTCTGCATGTGCGGATGCCCCACCGGCTGATTATGAACATTATGGATTTACACCCAATGTCAACCTCACCACCCAAGCTCATGAAGCTCAAGGATGCAACGATGCAGCTGCTGCCTTAGCTTCCATGCTCAGTACTACACACCAATGCAAGTGCTGCAACAAGACCTTCCCAACTGGTCAGGCTCTTGGAGGCCACATGAGGTGTCACTGGAATGGTCCATCTGAAGCTCCATCCAGCCAAGTCACATCCCCAGGAGAAGCCAGTCAGACTGGTCCTAAACTCCTCCTAGGTTTTGATCTCAACGAGCTCCCCGCCATGGACGAGGAGGATGAAGGTACTGAGTCTGTCACTCTTGCAGCTGGTGATGCATCTTCCTCTCACAATTCC
This window contains:
- the LOC117909259 gene encoding high mobility group B protein 10 isoform X2; this translates as MSTHHHLSEEDPTTPTVYSAQQQPQSEAATPTHVSAHRPYPEATAQYQDVVQSADLFWQTLKDFHRSFGTKFMVPTTGGKALDLHRLFVEVTSRGGLEKVIRDRKWKEVTTVFKFPTTITSASFVLRKYYLSLLHHYEQVYYFRKQSFPISMADPLNSSPINGSATTPVFQDSATTNDLPVSPRLQPGCLVTGTIDGKFDNGYLVSVNLGSDVLKGVLYHIPNNESHMSRSSNASAVPPPRNWKRSQLALRDPSRPKRSQSGYNFFFAENYARLKPLYSGQERAISKKIGFLWNKLTDAEKQVYQEKGMIDKERYKTEMLEYRSAYDSKPQ
- the LOC117909259 gene encoding high mobility group B protein 10 isoform X3, which encodes MMLGEQVFSLVPTTGGKALDLHRLFVEVTSRGGLEKVHNAFLQGNLLNWWQVIRDRKWKEVTTVFKFPTTITSASFVLRKYYLSLLHHYEQVYYFRKQSFPISMADPLNSSPINGSATTPVFQDSATTNDLPVSPRLQPGCLVTGTIDGKFDNGYLVSVNLGSDVLKGVLYHIPNNESHMSRSSNASAVPPPRNWKRSQLALRDPSRPKRSQSGYNFFFAENYARLKPLYSGQERAISKKIGFLWNKLTDAEKQVYQEKGMIDKERYKTEMLEYRSAYDSKPQ
- the LOC117908741 gene encoding uncharacterized protein LOC117908741; this translates as MTLDWDSSSGFASMDDDQKKDYCKILEGGGREDHVALEEGALKEKPAAGNGGPMMKLKHQSSWELSGEDNVREPRICSVCKREFSSGKALGGHMRVHIQASKKEDELVNKKTAKLKKQSVNGPGSTTNNADDTTCSLCGKNFPSRKSLFGHMRCHPEREWRGIQPPPTAKNSSSSTLSELLPRIMDDQFDSATTVTKCVTDLQQSLSGSGWSVTDRRGRKSFLPDADSDADADAAYNLLMLGHGDFLYLGHPPHSYQQQQRVKEECESNSPTNKAETEENNQYFECTAGSKKRGIEASLFGNMKNSPSKKLRIGEKGSTEARNGGALMSLKKMNGGNGKGKGKAVMETGLSVDQPGDMNGLWAEAYWPREEAVEEESDSKNTYGSALGDQLNSNSNSNQEISMKTKKKKRRKMKLTELEATGGGAAGDIVPVNQIHQKQVPTTPDRYRCSTCNKSFPTHQALGGHRSSHNKFKNSQTMDDSACADAPPADYEHYGFTPNVNLTTQAHEAQGCNDAAAALASMLSTTHQCKCCNKTFPTGQALGGHMRCHWNGPSEAPSSQVTSPGEASQTGPKLLLGFDLNELPAMDEEDEGTESVTLAAGDASSSHNSVN
- the LOC117909259 gene encoding high mobility group B protein 10 isoform X1 — translated: MSTHHHLSEEDPTTPTVYSAQQQPQSEAATPTHVSAHRPYPEATAQYQDVVQSADLFWQTLKDFHRSFGTKFMVPTTGGKALDLHRLFVEVTSRGGLEKVHNAFLQGNLLNWWQVIRDRKWKEVTTVFKFPTTITSASFVLRKYYLSLLHHYEQVYYFRKQSFPISMADPLNSSPINGSATTPVFQDSATTNDLPVSPRLQPGCLVTGTIDGKFDNGYLVSVNLGSDVLKGVLYHIPNNESHMSRSSNASAVPPPRNWKRSQLALRDPSRPKRSQSGYNFFFAENYARLKPLYSGQERAISKKIGFLWNKLTDAEKQVYQEKGMIDKERYKTEMLEYRSAYDSKPQ